The proteins below are encoded in one region of Pseudomonas entomophila L48:
- a CDS encoding ABC transporter permease encodes MPPLNALTWLISPLALLALWAGVAAAGLFPANLLVPPMEVWRSFADLLATGELQEHLLGSLSRLGLGFAGGALAGLAFGTAMALSRTVEAYCSPLFHTVRQVPSIALIPMLVLLLGIDETFKVVIVAKTAFFPVALATVEGIRAIPRNHFEVAAVYRLPWPTLVGRIALPAAVPAIVTGIRVALTRAWVVLVACELLAADSGLGQMIEMGRQMLRIDVVMVGVVLTGVIGFALDFSLRRLERRLSGWQAVGRS; translated from the coding sequence ATGCCACCGCTCAACGCCCTCACCTGGCTGATCTCTCCCCTCGCCCTGCTCGCCCTGTGGGCCGGGGTCGCCGCTGCCGGGCTGTTCCCGGCCAACCTGCTGGTACCACCAATGGAGGTCTGGCGCAGCTTCGCCGACCTGCTGGCCACCGGCGAGCTACAGGAGCACCTGCTCGGCAGCCTGTCGCGCCTGGGTCTGGGCTTTGCCGGCGGCGCCCTGGCGGGCCTGGCATTCGGTACCGCCATGGCCCTGTCGCGCACGGTCGAGGCCTACTGCTCGCCGCTGTTTCACACTGTGCGCCAAGTCCCCAGCATCGCCCTGATCCCGATGCTGGTCCTGCTGCTGGGCATCGACGAGACATTCAAGGTGGTCATCGTCGCCAAGACCGCGTTCTTCCCCGTGGCCCTGGCCACCGTCGAAGGCATCCGCGCCATACCACGCAACCATTTCGAGGTGGCCGCGGTGTACCGCCTGCCCTGGCCGACCCTGGTCGGGCGCATCGCCTTGCCTGCGGCAGTGCCAGCCATCGTCACCGGCATCCGCGTCGCCCTGACCCGCGCCTGGGTGGTGCTGGTGGCCTGCGAGCTGTTGGCCGCCGACAGCGGCCTGGGGCAGATGATCGAGATGGGCCGGCAGATGCTGCGCATCGATGTGGTGATGGTCGGCGTGGTGCTCACCGGAGTGATCGGCTTCGCCCTGGACTTCTCGTTGCGCCGCCTGGAGCGGCGCCTGTCCGGTTGGCAAGCGGTCGGGAGGTCGTGA
- a CDS encoding ABC transporter permease produces MKLRGLLLPLLLIAAWEYASRQNAVGAYAFVPLSLIGGAFIELLGNGELLVNLLASLARTSIGLLLGILGGVSLGALMALSPLANRLIAPLFHALRQVPMLGWIPLIALWLGNGEAAKLLIVSLAAFYPMVLNTFEGLRQVDTRHREVGQVLALDRWQQLRLVLLPAALPSIATGVLQALAFAWVTAVGSELFLASGAGLGNLMMNAEAGARMEIIVICVLCIGLCGYLMTWLSTLLARRLLRWRPTR; encoded by the coding sequence ATGAAACTGCGCGGTCTACTGTTGCCGTTGCTGCTGATCGCAGCCTGGGAATACGCCTCACGCCAGAATGCCGTGGGGGCCTACGCCTTCGTCCCGCTGTCGTTGATCGGTGGCGCCTTCATCGAGCTGCTGGGCAACGGCGAGTTGCTGGTGAACCTGCTGGCGAGCCTCGCACGCACCAGCATCGGCTTGCTGCTGGGGATCCTCGGTGGCGTCAGCCTGGGCGCGCTGATGGCGCTGTCACCGCTGGCCAACCGCCTGATCGCCCCGCTGTTCCACGCCCTGCGCCAGGTACCGATGCTTGGCTGGATCCCGCTGATCGCCCTGTGGCTGGGCAATGGCGAAGCCGCCAAGCTGCTCATCGTCAGCTTGGCGGCGTTCTACCCGATGGTGCTCAACACCTTCGAAGGCCTGCGCCAGGTCGATACGCGCCACCGCGAGGTCGGCCAGGTGCTGGCCCTCGACCGCTGGCAGCAGTTGCGCCTGGTGCTGCTGCCCGCCGCCCTACCAAGCATCGCCACCGGCGTGCTGCAGGCCCTGGCCTTCGCCTGGGTCACGGCGGTGGGCAGCGAGCTGTTCCTCGCCTCCGGCGCCGGGCTCGGCAACCTGATGATGAACGCCGAGGCCGGGGCACGCATGGAGATCATCGTGATCTGCGTGCTGTGCATCGGCCTGTGCGGCTACCTGATGACCTGGCTGTCCACCCTGCTCGCCCGCCGCCTGCTGCGCTGGCGCCCCACCCGTTGA
- a CDS encoding ABC transporter ATP-binding protein — protein sequence MNAIAHAFPAHVHTGALSIRNLSKTYPLQGQAMPVLQGIDLDIHPGEFVSILGASGCGKSTLLRLIVGLDPDYQGQILLDGQPVSGPGLERGIVFQDHRLFPWMTLRQNIALALKNHDLPTAEKARRVDEHIALVGLQGYEQAYPHQLSGGMAQRGAIARALVNKPKVLLLDEPFGALDALTRVRLQQELQRIWVQERCTVIMVTHDIEEALYLGDRVIVMDAHPGRIGEQVQLELPHPRERNDGLLQHYKQRLLAQLVAKLP from the coding sequence ATGAACGCGATCGCCCACGCTTTCCCCGCCCACGTGCACACCGGCGCGCTGAGCATCCGCAACCTGAGCAAGACCTACCCGCTTCAAGGCCAGGCCATGCCGGTGCTGCAAGGCATCGACCTGGACATCCACCCGGGTGAGTTCGTCAGCATTCTCGGCGCCAGCGGCTGTGGCAAGTCCACCCTGCTACGCCTGATCGTTGGCCTCGACCCGGACTATCAAGGGCAGATCCTGCTCGACGGCCAGCCAGTGAGCGGGCCAGGCCTCGAGCGCGGCATCGTGTTCCAGGACCATCGTTTGTTCCCCTGGATGACCCTGCGACAGAACATCGCCCTGGCGCTGAAGAACCACGACCTGCCTACCGCCGAGAAAGCACGGCGGGTCGACGAGCATATCGCCCTGGTCGGCCTGCAAGGCTATGAACAGGCCTACCCGCACCAGCTTTCCGGCGGCATGGCCCAGCGCGGCGCCATCGCCCGGGCGCTGGTGAACAAGCCCAAGGTACTGCTGCTCGACGAGCCGTTCGGCGCCCTCGACGCCCTGACCCGCGTGCGCCTGCAGCAGGAGCTGCAACGGATCTGGGTGCAGGAGCGCTGCACGGTGATCATGGTCACCCACGATATCGAAGAGGCGCTTTACCTGGGTGACCGGGTGATCGTGATGGACGCCCACCCGGGGCGGATCGGTGAACAGGTGCAGCTGGAGCTGCCCCACCCGCGCGAACGCAACGACGGCCTGTTGCAGCACTACAAGCAGCGGCTGCTGGCGCAACTGGTTGCCAAGCTGCCCTGA
- a CDS encoding tyrosine-protein phosphatase translates to MFQRVICSLSLLTLSIATAHAAESYPLDTPRLRGMDNFRDVAGTTHAYTTAHDGVMRAGVFYRANALTPTAPDLATLNGLNISAVYDLRTPSEITATPDTLPSGAVYRNIDIIGSTTSGANITNIAFTSAAQARAMMQETNRAFVSDAGMRGQFGVLFNALANADGAALFHCTAGKDRTGWTAAVLQSIAGVDQATIMANYLATNDYTAARMAATLKAMPPAMAAIYQPLLGVEASYLQAGLDQVTVQYGSMDNYLKQGLGLSQETIYVLRGKLVRYASLPGQAGLQGNAAAGAQLLGQLQDSELSGHYSAYNYYLQSAIDSGSLGGVEATVGGQVHADAASFLLRQGAQIDLAAAPHASGADLKVGQARLWSTALAGYLGTDGSAQARSSNEHSQGMMVGLTQRFSEQLSAHAGVGYSRGNVGGAGGEADTDLGFLGLGLRLAPEGLERGVFVEATANAGWLDYSSKRELGGGLGTAQGDSHGTLAGASLALGFRLPLQAMVLEPSLGLRVSHVDLSGFHEKGSELALEVDDLQATRRSATANLKAAFAPVALGGGWQLVPGVEVGYERALGDHRVDSQGHLLGLDIEQRAAFDNRDQFLGAASLTATIGGLSLGAELAANGGGDSHGVSGGLKASYAF, encoded by the coding sequence GTGTTCCAACGCGTTATCTGCTCCCTGTCCCTGCTCACCCTGTCCATCGCCACCGCTCACGCCGCCGAAAGCTACCCCCTCGATACCCCGCGCCTGCGCGGCATGGACAATTTCCGTGATGTTGCCGGCACCACGCACGCCTACACCACGGCCCATGACGGGGTCATGCGCGCCGGCGTGTTCTACCGCGCCAACGCCCTCACGCCAACCGCGCCGGACCTGGCCACCCTCAACGGCCTGAACATCAGTGCCGTGTACGACCTGCGCACCCCCAGCGAAATCACCGCCACCCCCGACACCCTCCCCAGCGGCGCCGTCTACCGCAACATCGACATCATCGGCAGCACCACCTCCGGCGCCAATATCACCAACATCGCGTTCACCAGCGCCGCCCAGGCCCGGGCGATGATGCAGGAAACCAACCGCGCCTTCGTCAGCGACGCCGGCATGCGCGGCCAGTTCGGCGTGCTGTTCAACGCGCTGGCCAACGCCGATGGCGCCGCGCTGTTCCACTGCACCGCCGGCAAGGACCGTACCGGCTGGACCGCCGCCGTGCTGCAGAGCATCGCCGGTGTCGACCAGGCGACCATCATGGCCAACTACCTGGCCACCAACGACTACACCGCCGCGCGGATGGCTGCCACGCTCAAGGCGATGCCGCCCGCCATGGCGGCCATCTACCAGCCATTGCTGGGGGTGGAAGCCAGCTACCTGCAGGCCGGCCTCGACCAGGTCACCGTCCAGTACGGCAGCATGGACAACTACCTCAAGCAGGGCCTGGGCCTGAGCCAGGAGACGATCTACGTGCTGCGCGGCAAGCTGGTGCGCTACGCCAGCCTGCCCGGCCAGGCGGGGCTGCAAGGCAACGCCGCCGCCGGCGCGCAACTGCTCGGGCAATTGCAGGACAGCGAACTCTCCGGCCACTACAGCGCCTACAACTATTACCTGCAATCTGCCATCGACAGCGGCAGCCTGGGTGGCGTCGAGGCGACCGTGGGCGGCCAGGTGCACGCCGATGCGGCGAGTTTCCTGCTGCGCCAGGGCGCGCAGATCGACCTGGCAGCGGCGCCCCATGCCAGTGGCGCCGACCTCAAGGTCGGCCAGGCGCGCCTGTGGAGCACTGCCCTGGCCGGCTACCTGGGCACCGACGGCTCGGCCCAGGCGCGCAGCAGCAACGAGCACAGCCAGGGGATGATGGTCGGCCTGACCCAGCGTTTCTCCGAACAGCTCAGCGCCCATGCCGGCGTGGGTTACAGCCGGGGCAATGTCGGCGGTGCCGGGGGCGAGGCGGACACCGACCTGGGCTTCCTTGGCCTGGGCCTGCGCCTGGCCCCCGAAGGGTTGGAGCGCGGCGTGTTCGTCGAGGCCACCGCCAACGCCGGCTGGCTCGACTACAGCAGCAAGCGCGAGCTGGGCGGTGGCCTGGGCACGGCCCAGGGTGACAGCCACGGCACCCTCGCCGGCGCCAGCCTGGCGTTGGGCTTTCGCCTGCCGCTGCAAGCCATGGTCCTCGAACCGAGCCTGGGCCTGAGGGTCAGCCATGTAGACCTTTCGGGCTTCCACGAGAAAGGCAGCGAATTGGCCCTGGAGGTCGATGACCTGCAAGCCACCCGCCGCAGCGCCACGGCCAACCTCAAGGCCGCCTTCGCGCCGGTCGCGCTTGGCGGCGGCTGGCAACTGGTGCCGGGGGTCGAAGTAGGCTACGAGCGGGCCCTGGGCGATCATCGGGTCGACAGCCAAGGGCACCTGCTGGGGCTGGATATCGAGCAACGGGCTGCCTTCGACAACCGCGACCAGTTTCTCGGCGCGGCCAGCCTGACCGCCACCATTGGCGGCCTGAGCCTGGGCGCGGAACTGGCCGCCAATGGTGGCGGCGACAGCCACGGGGTCAGCGGCGGACTGAAGGCCAGCTACGCCTTCTGA
- a CDS encoding helix-turn-helix transcriptional regulator, translating to MPSCKQIILRSTDMRSEDFAVQFGRLFGNLYADLPPLPGGIVIGGVYGRLEDMSVRRMHYRGDFTIALPAPQDEITFVLPSAGKVIFAHRGESIGVARVGLAIDKAELRSMRFVEDHAQCGMSIRRGLFTERLALLLGRPVQVPIRFEPMVDLEVAAFRGIRALLELATGDSFEPLLEAGALMPVRLQEMLVDALLEAWPHNHTDALRRPTPMIAPRHVRLAMDYMRDHPGQMVSSAQLTALANVSLRALQDGFRRFAGTSIAGFQRQVRLERAYQDLAQGDVGGVAEVALRYGFSNAGRFAQYFQQAYGVRPTEVRRGLRGPAAGQKA from the coding sequence ATGCCGTCCTGCAAGCAGATCATCCTGCGCTCCACTGATATGCGCAGCGAGGACTTCGCCGTGCAGTTCGGCCGGCTGTTCGGCAACCTTTACGCCGACCTGCCGCCGCTGCCCGGCGGCATCGTCATCGGTGGCGTGTACGGGCGCCTGGAGGACATGAGCGTGCGTCGCATGCACTACCGGGGTGACTTCACCATCGCCTTGCCCGCGCCCCAGGATGAAATCACCTTCGTGTTGCCCAGCGCCGGCAAGGTCATCTTCGCCCACCGTGGCGAATCGATTGGTGTCGCCCGGGTGGGTTTGGCGATCGACAAGGCCGAGCTACGCTCGATGCGTTTTGTCGAGGACCATGCCCAGTGCGGCATGTCGATCCGCCGTGGGTTGTTCACCGAGCGCCTGGCGCTGCTGCTTGGCCGGCCCGTGCAGGTACCGATTCGCTTCGAGCCGATGGTGGACCTGGAGGTAGCGGCGTTCCGGGGCATTCGCGCACTGCTCGAACTGGCGACCGGTGACAGCTTCGAGCCGTTGCTCGAAGCTGGCGCGCTGATGCCCGTGAGGTTGCAGGAGATGCTGGTGGATGCGCTGCTCGAAGCCTGGCCACACAACCACACCGACGCCCTGCGCCGGCCCACGCCGATGATTGCGCCACGGCATGTGCGGCTTGCCATGGATTACATGCGCGATCACCCCGGGCAGATGGTGAGCAGCGCGCAACTGACGGCGCTGGCCAATGTCAGCCTGCGTGCCTTGCAGGATGGCTTTCGTCGTTTCGCCGGGACTTCGATCGCCGGCTTCCAGCGCCAGGTGCGGCTGGAGCGGGCCTATCAGGACCTGGCGCAGGGCGACGTTGGCGGGGTCGCAGAGGTGGCCTTGCGCTATGGCTTCAGCAACGCCGGGCGCTTTGCCCAGTACTTCCAGCAGGCCTATGGCGTGCGCCCCACCGAAGTCAGGCGCGGCCTGCGTGGGCCCGCTGCCGGTCAGAAGGCGTAG
- a CDS encoding tetratricopeptide repeat protein has product MQFPGMRRGGVHLLLSAAVCALLPGLAQAAEPPAVCPSGDFAVFLRAYAHDPAVQRAFVAPEIELLRLAPSSAGIVPVTDKARGVGLDYPLFGSQGLDSDQVQVWIDGQSAHVIDKRQGLNAIKVYRFHKQGCWTLDAVEDWSVAPQDLDLKQRMGNSPEEKRCAARGEVFTRLGALEQYLPTRELFEAGIENYVCAAASGDPVASSEAASLSLSQMAPYLGHARTEAMFMAAAKGDPEEWIGLAYFYCDGSSLIASERPCQAPDKARAALTKAAQVAGKPGADALAEWLAKHGSQQDSTTLPMRLTGKRDDERLVIADAGNQVKTLTAYYANSDYVEEALDAFKALPAIASTSNPGRFDGFDVAVAQPKRGALTVTGIEGKPHAVRLNMTLRGDVIVLSTREAGNDSFNYNLIFGYTPKREDIQLFGVLLNTHRYQCGQAFTSTYFVESALALHQRLKDFDGTRAFHDLKAAYPQLQAANEPWKVLPVDLEQSAAAALASYRKGDLAGLERQLGALGIVGGEANCDLQRYVVERFFHADRLGWSNDLAFLFAEAGHFEQARILLERVIAADPQRIVAHLNLADSYWGLGDQDKARQSYRRYRELMVADGKAARIPPRVAERAGA; this is encoded by the coding sequence ATGCAGTTTCCTGGCATGCGCCGTGGCGGCGTGCACCTCCTATTAAGCGCGGCCGTCTGCGCGCTGCTTCCCGGGCTGGCCCAGGCTGCGGAGCCTCCGGCCGTTTGCCCGTCCGGTGACTTCGCGGTTTTCCTGCGTGCCTATGCCCATGACCCAGCCGTGCAGCGTGCGTTCGTCGCGCCCGAGATCGAGCTGTTGCGACTGGCACCGAGCTCGGCGGGCATCGTCCCTGTCACCGACAAGGCACGTGGCGTAGGTCTCGACTATCCGTTGTTTGGCAGCCAGGGTCTGGATTCCGATCAAGTGCAGGTCTGGATCGACGGGCAGAGTGCCCATGTGATCGACAAGCGCCAGGGGTTGAATGCGATCAAGGTCTATCGCTTCCACAAGCAGGGCTGCTGGACCCTGGACGCGGTCGAGGACTGGTCGGTCGCCCCGCAGGACCTCGACCTGAAGCAACGAATGGGCAATTCCCCTGAAGAGAAACGTTGTGCCGCCAGGGGCGAGGTGTTCACCCGGCTCGGGGCGTTGGAACAGTACTTGCCAACGCGGGAGCTGTTCGAGGCGGGCATCGAGAACTACGTATGCGCCGCGGCCTCCGGTGACCCGGTCGCCAGCAGCGAAGCGGCAAGCCTGAGCCTGTCGCAGATGGCACCCTACCTGGGGCATGCCCGGACTGAGGCGATGTTCATGGCGGCTGCCAAGGGAGATCCAGAGGAGTGGATCGGGCTGGCGTATTTCTACTGCGATGGCAGTAGCCTTATCGCCTCCGAACGGCCCTGCCAGGCACCGGACAAGGCTCGCGCCGCGTTGACCAAGGCCGCCCAGGTTGCCGGCAAGCCGGGCGCCGATGCATTGGCCGAGTGGTTGGCCAAGCATGGCAGCCAGCAAGACTCGACGACGCTGCCCATGCGCCTTACCGGCAAGCGCGATGACGAGCGGCTGGTCATCGCCGATGCGGGCAACCAGGTCAAAACCCTGACTGCCTACTACGCCAACAGCGACTATGTCGAAGAAGCGCTCGATGCTTTCAAGGCCTTGCCGGCCATTGCCAGCACGTCGAACCCAGGCCGTTTCGACGGCTTCGACGTGGCGGTGGCGCAGCCCAAGCGTGGTGCACTGACCGTTACCGGTATCGAGGGCAAGCCGCACGCCGTGCGCTTGAACATGACCCTGCGCGGCGACGTGATCGTGCTGAGCACGCGGGAGGCGGGCAACGACAGCTTCAACTACAACCTGATCTTCGGCTACACCCCCAAGCGTGAAGACATCCAGCTGTTCGGTGTGCTGCTCAACACCCACCGCTATCAGTGCGGGCAGGCCTTCACCAGCACCTACTTCGTCGAATCGGCCCTTGCATTGCACCAGCGGCTCAAGGACTTCGACGGTACCCGTGCCTTCCACGACCTCAAGGCGGCCTACCCACAACTGCAGGCGGCCAACGAGCCCTGGAAGGTGCTGCCGGTCGACCTCGAACAGTCCGCCGCCGCGGCCCTGGCCAGTTATCGCAAGGGCGACCTGGCGGGCCTTGAGCGCCAACTGGGCGCGCTGGGCATCGTCGGTGGCGAGGCCAATTGCGATCTGCAGCGTTACGTGGTCGAGCGCTTCTTCCACGCCGACCGGTTGGGCTGGTCCAACGACCTGGCCTTCCTGTTCGCCGAAGCCGGCCATTTCGAGCAGGCGCGGATCCTGCTCGAGCGAGTCATCGCGGCTGATCCGCAGCGTATCGTCGCCCACCTGAACCTGGCGGACAGCTACTGGGGGCTTGGCGATCAGGACAAGGCGCGGCAGAGCTACCGGCGCTACCGGGAACTGATGGTCGCGGATGGCAAGGCGGCGCGGATTCCACCACGGGTGGCCGAGCGTGCGGGGGCGTGA
- the crcB gene encoding fluoride efflux transporter CrcB, translating to MYLSLVSVVVGGSAGCVLRWVLALRPNSLFAGMPFGTLLVNLIGGFVIGGAMAFFLRFPNLDPAWRLLITTGFCGGLTTFSTFSAEVVSMLMHGRASWAMATVLAHVLGSLLMTFAGFALVRWLG from the coding sequence ATGTACCTTTCCCTTGTTTCCGTTGTCGTGGGTGGCAGTGCCGGGTGCGTGCTGCGCTGGGTGTTGGCGTTGCGCCCGAATTCGCTGTTCGCCGGCATGCCGTTCGGCACCTTGCTGGTCAACCTCATCGGTGGCTTCGTGATCGGTGGGGCGATGGCCTTCTTCCTGCGTTTCCCCAACCTCGACCCGGCCTGGCGCCTGCTGATCACCACCGGTTTTTGTGGCGGCCTGACCACCTTCTCGACGTTCTCGGCCGAAGTCGTGTCGATGCTCATGCACGGCCGCGCCAGCTGGGCAATGGCGACGGTGCTGGCCCATGTGCTCGGCTCGCTGCTGATGACGTTCGCCGGGTTCGCCCTGGTACGCTGGCTGGGCTGA
- the nhaA gene encoding Na+/H+ antiporter NhaA codes for MNAPLHPLKQPSMLRQLLATEAAGGVLLMFTAALAIIIANSPWASAYQHLLHLPVGPVLTDKLGPMTVHMWINDGLMAIFFLLVGLEIKRELVDGRLASWEQRRLPALPALMGMAVPALIYLAVSRGELGLAGGWAIPAATDIAFAVGALALLGKHAPLSLKVMLVSVAIIDDMGAVAIIAVFYTSSINLLALAGAAGIVAVLLAFNRLRVVALWPYLIGVAALWYVTLLSGVHATIAGVVGALLIPYSAGSGAEREASPLLKLEHGLAPWVGFLIVPAFGFANAGVSFGDLGWSDIFAPLPLAIALGLLLGKQLGVFAGVLLAVKSGLASKPRGASWLQIYGVAMLCGIGFTMSLFIGELAFPGQPEKIDAAKIGILLGSLLSAVIACVILRFAPKQAD; via the coding sequence ATGAATGCCCCCCTCCACCCTCTCAAGCAGCCTTCGATGCTGCGTCAGCTGCTGGCCACCGAAGCGGCCGGCGGCGTACTGCTGATGTTCACCGCCGCCCTGGCCATCATCATCGCCAACAGCCCCTGGGCCAGCGCCTACCAGCACCTGCTGCACCTGCCGGTCGGCCCGGTGCTGACCGACAAGCTCGGCCCGATGACCGTGCACATGTGGATCAACGACGGCCTGATGGCGATCTTCTTCCTGCTGGTGGGCCTGGAGATCAAGCGCGAGCTGGTCGACGGCCGCCTGGCCAGTTGGGAGCAGCGCCGCCTGCCGGCCCTGCCGGCGCTGATGGGCATGGCTGTGCCGGCGCTGATCTACCTGGCCGTCTCCCGCGGCGAGCTTGGGCTGGCCGGTGGCTGGGCGATTCCCGCCGCCACCGACATCGCCTTTGCCGTCGGCGCCCTGGCGCTGCTCGGCAAGCATGCGCCGCTGTCGCTGAAAGTGATGCTGGTTTCGGTGGCGATCATCGACGACATGGGCGCGGTGGCGATCATCGCGGTGTTCTACACCTCGTCGATCAACCTGCTGGCGCTGGCCGGCGCCGCCGGCATCGTTGCCGTGCTGCTGGCCTTCAACCGCCTGCGCGTGGTGGCCCTGTGGCCCTACCTGATCGGTGTCGCCGCGCTGTGGTACGTCACCCTGCTGTCGGGCGTGCACGCCACCATCGCCGGCGTGGTCGGCGCGCTGCTGATTCCCTACAGCGCCGGTAGCGGTGCCGAGCGCGAAGCCAGCCCGTTGCTCAAGCTGGAGCACGGCCTGGCTCCCTGGGTGGGCTTCCTCATCGTGCCGGCCTTCGGCTTCGCCAACGCAGGTGTCTCATTCGGCGACCTGGGCTGGAGCGACATCTTCGCCCCGCTGCCGCTGGCCATCGCCCTCGGCCTGCTATTGGGCAAACAGCTTGGGGTGTTCGCCGGTGTGCTGCTGGCGGTGAAGAGCGGCCTGGCCAGCAAGCCACGTGGCGCCAGCTGGTTGCAGATCTATGGCGTGGCGATGCTGTGTGGTATTGGCTTCACCATGAGTCTGTTCATTGGCGAGCTGGCCTTCCCGGGCCAGCCCGAGAAGATCGATGCGGCCAAGATCGGCATCTTGCTGGGGTCGCTGTTGTCGGCGGTGATTGCCTGCGTGATCCTGCGCTTTGCGCCCAAGCAGGCAGATTGA
- a CDS encoding SDR family oxidoreductase: protein MQLTDKVAIITGASSGIGRAAAKLFARQGARLVVTARRQNELEQLLDELDAGGQGAVVAVPGDITDPALATELVGRAIRHFGGLDIAFNNAGTLGDLAPVPDLTLEAWQHTLDTNLTSAFLCAQAQIPALLARGGGSLIFTSTFVGHGVGMPGMAAYAASKAGLIGLTQVIAAEHGAHGVRANALLPGGTDTPMGRSVMSSPEARVHVEGLHALKRLARPEEIAEAALFLASEASSFMTGAAMVVDGGVSIVRG from the coding sequence ATGCAACTGACAGACAAAGTGGCAATCATCACCGGTGCCAGTTCCGGCATTGGCCGTGCAGCGGCGAAACTGTTCGCCAGGCAGGGCGCGCGGCTTGTGGTCACGGCACGTCGCCAGAACGAACTCGAGCAATTACTGGATGAGCTGGACGCAGGCGGCCAGGGGGCGGTCGTTGCCGTGCCCGGTGACATCACCGACCCTGCACTGGCAACTGAGCTGGTCGGTAGGGCCATACGGCACTTCGGCGGCCTGGACATCGCCTTCAACAACGCCGGCACGCTGGGTGATCTGGCGCCTGTACCTGACCTGACGCTGGAGGCCTGGCAACACACCCTCGATACCAATCTCACCAGCGCCTTCCTCTGCGCCCAGGCACAGATCCCCGCGTTGCTGGCCCGTGGTGGCGGTTCGCTGATCTTCACCTCGACCTTCGTCGGCCATGGCGTGGGCATGCCGGGCATGGCCGCCTATGCGGCGAGCAAGGCGGGGCTTATAGGTTTGACCCAGGTGATCGCGGCGGAGCATGGTGCGCACGGCGTGCGTGCCAATGCGTTACTGCCGGGTGGCACCGATACGCCCATGGGCCGCAGCGTGATGAGCAGCCCCGAAGCACGGGTTCACGTCGAAGGGCTGCATGCGCTCAAGCGTCTGGCCCGGCCGGAGGAAATCGCCGAGGCGGCATTGTTCCTGGCTTCGGAGGCGTCAAGCTTCATGACCGGAGCGGCGATGGTGGTGGATGGCGGGGTGTCGATTGTTCGGGGCTGA